The Shewanella sp. NFH-SH190041 genome has a window encoding:
- a CDS encoding methyl-accepting chemotaxis protein: MNSLSLKQKIIASVLLALFLVIALLSWRSYQSQKQQLMQTSLNQVQRLGKLQAEEISSWLHSRRDAVNGLAGAVNTSLLNSLQQAKVSGRFQMAFFGENNGQMTSSNREVDYTGYDPRTRIWYKDAEKAQKQIITKPYIDMAYGKTVITIAQPIANGVVGADLAIDKIVKNVVDMELPANGFAILIQSDGTVIAYRDANKTMSPVNEIDNNLSNHLVQASLKRQTFLPLHLDSERADKLVWAEAIPGEDWQLLMVLDKSTLEAPLQHMLFSQLLIAFLALLVSIPAIYFLISKLLKPLIHVSLALENIADGSGDLTRRIEVDTQDEVGHLADSFNRFVSSQHELIGHIRQMAGELDAEADLSLNRNQTSSDELQRQQQEVNMVATAVTEMTSATQEIAQNAEQAATAAEESSLNSQQGKALVEKSRQSITSLADEVEQATSVIAELHQHAQDISGVLTTIQGIAEQTNLLALNAAIEAARAGEQGRGFAVVADEVRVLSYRTQESTKEIHSTIETLQSTTAGAVEMMQASQSLAKLSVTDATAAVEALEEITSAIALISDMAGQIATAAEEQTQVTGEITQNTVAIKDVTDEISTTAIQGLEQARNLKQRAELLSTQVATFKL; this comes from the coding sequence ATGAACTCCCTTTCGTTAAAACAAAAAATTATTGCATCAGTGCTATTGGCGCTATTTCTCGTGATTGCATTGTTATCCTGGCGTAGCTATCAGAGCCAGAAACAACAATTAATGCAAACCAGTCTGAATCAGGTACAGCGTCTGGGTAAATTGCAGGCGGAAGAAATTAGTAGTTGGCTCCATTCCCGTCGCGATGCCGTCAATGGTCTAGCAGGTGCTGTAAATACGAGCCTTCTCAATAGTCTACAACAAGCTAAAGTCTCAGGACGCTTCCAGATGGCCTTCTTCGGGGAAAATAATGGTCAAATGACCAGCTCGAACCGAGAAGTAGATTATACCGGTTATGATCCTCGTACCCGTATCTGGTACAAAGATGCGGAAAAAGCCCAAAAACAAATTATTACCAAGCCTTATATTGATATGGCTTATGGTAAGACAGTGATTACCATCGCCCAACCTATTGCTAATGGCGTGGTAGGGGCTGATTTGGCCATTGATAAGATTGTCAAAAATGTTGTTGATATGGAATTACCGGCCAATGGCTTTGCCATTCTGATCCAAAGCGATGGCACCGTAATTGCCTACCGAGATGCGAATAAAACGATGTCGCCGGTTAATGAGATCGATAATAACTTATCAAACCACCTAGTACAGGCCAGTTTAAAACGACAGACATTTTTACCATTGCATTTAGACAGTGAGCGTGCAGATAAACTCGTATGGGCCGAAGCCATTCCCGGAGAAGATTGGCAATTACTCATGGTATTGGACAAATCTACACTGGAAGCACCATTACAGCATATGCTGTTCAGCCAATTACTGATCGCGTTCCTAGCTTTATTGGTAAGTATTCCAGCGATATATTTTCTGATCAGCAAACTGTTAAAACCTCTTATTCACGTTAGCCTAGCGCTAGAAAATATCGCTGATGGCAGCGGTGATTTAACCCGTCGAATTGAAGTGGATACTCAAGATGAGGTGGGACATTTAGCTGATAGCTTTAACCGTTTTGTCAGTAGCCAACATGAATTAATCGGTCATATCCGCCAGATGGCTGGTGAACTCGATGCGGAAGCAGACCTAAGTCTGAATCGTAACCAAACATCGAGTGATGAACTGCAACGGCAACAACAGGAAGTCAATATGGTGGCAACGGCAGTTACGGAAATGACGTCAGCCACACAGGAAATTGCCCAAAATGCTGAGCAAGCAGCCACTGCAGCGGAAGAATCTTCCTTAAACAGCCAGCAAGGTAAAGCTTTAGTGGAAAAAAGCCGTCAGTCAATTACCTCTCTCGCTGATGAAGTGGAGCAAGCAACTAGTGTTATTGCCGAACTACATCAGCATGCTCAGGATATCAGTGGTGTATTAACTACCATTCAGGGCATTGCAGAACAAACCAATTTGTTAGCTCTAAATGCAGCAATTGAAGCAGCTCGAGCCGGAGAGCAAGGGCGTGGTTTTGCCGTAGTTGCAGATGAAGTACGGGTATTGTCTTATCGTACGCAGGAATCTACTAAGGAAATCCATAGCACGATTGAGACTCTGCAAAGCACTACCGCCGGAGCTGTCGAGATGATGCAAGCGAGTCAGTCGCTGGCCAAACTAAGCGTAACGGATGCTACCGCCGCAGTGGAAGCCTTGGAGGAGATCACCTCTGCCATTGCGCTAATCTCAGATATGGCTGGACAAATTGCTACTGCTGCAGAGGAGCAAACCCAAGTTACGGGTGAAATCACCCAAAATACTGTGGCCATCAAAGATGTAACTGATGAGATTTCCACGACTGCAATACAAGGACTTGAACAAGCCCGAAATCTGAAACAACGGGCTGAATTACTATCTACCCAGGTTGCGACTTTTAAACTGTAG
- a CDS encoding methyl-accepting chemotaxis protein: MSTLSLKQKILLPVTLALCLIILLLSWNGYHSQKQQLIKNSFNQIQRLGNLQAQQITSWLLSHRNVVSGLAESISNQNLLSSLRQAKISGQFQMTYYGQKDGQITNSNPSVKYANYDPRNRPWYQQAEQQQKQIVTNPYMGKSNHCLVITIAQPITHGVVGADVAIDSIIQNIVNMKLPAAGFAILMQNDGTVIAYKDAAKTMLPVSEIDNNLSHHLLEASRQQQTFLSLHLDSENADKLIWAEAIPGEDWQLLFVLDKSALEMPLQHMLVTELLIALSVLLFSVAVIYVLISRQLKPLTHVGLALENIADGNGDLTRRIEINNDDEVGKLASSFNRFVGSQHKLISHIRQLSIQLGSDADTSLENNRRTAEELSRQQQEVNMVATAVTEMTSATQEIAQNAEQTATAAQQSSISSQQGKALVEQTRSSITSLANEVEEATSVIGELSCHAKAISGVLSTIQGIAEQTNLLALNAAIEAARAGEQGRGFAVVADEVRELSHRTQESTKKIHATIETLQNTTANAVELMQASQLLAKHSVSDADAAAGALEEISTAVALISDMAGQIATAAEEQTQVTAEITQNTVVIKDVTDEIFAGASQGYEQAKLLKNRAEELANHVSTFRL, translated from the coding sequence ATGTCCACTCTATCCCTTAAACAAAAAATATTACTCCCTGTGACATTAGCTCTATGCTTAATCATTTTATTATTGTCATGGAATGGCTATCACAGTCAAAAACAGCAATTAATTAAAAACAGCTTTAATCAAATTCAACGATTGGGAAATCTTCAAGCTCAACAGATCACTTCTTGGTTGCTCTCTCACCGAAATGTTGTCTCGGGGTTAGCAGAATCAATCTCTAATCAAAACCTACTCTCCAGCCTGAGACAAGCCAAAATCTCCGGTCAATTTCAAATGACTTATTACGGACAAAAAGATGGTCAAATAACTAACTCAAATCCAAGTGTTAAATATGCCAATTATGATCCCCGCAATCGCCCCTGGTATCAGCAAGCCGAACAACAACAAAAACAAATTGTGACCAACCCCTATATGGGAAAAAGTAACCATTGTTTGGTGATAACCATTGCTCAACCTATTACCCATGGTGTTGTCGGGGCCGATGTCGCGATTGATAGTATTATTCAAAATATTGTGAATATGAAATTACCCGCCGCAGGTTTTGCTATTTTAATGCAAAATGATGGTACCGTAATTGCGTATAAAGATGCCGCTAAAACCATGCTGCCAGTTAGTGAAATTGATAACAATTTATCTCATCACTTACTGGAAGCCAGTCGACAGCAACAGACCTTTTTATCACTGCACTTAGACAGTGAAAACGCTGACAAATTGATATGGGCAGAAGCTATTCCCGGTGAAGACTGGCAACTATTATTTGTATTGGACAAATCCGCACTAGAAATGCCACTACAGCATATGCTAGTAACAGAATTACTCATTGCTCTATCTGTACTACTATTCAGCGTTGCTGTGATTTATGTTCTGATCAGCCGCCAGTTAAAACCCCTTACCCATGTCGGCCTAGCATTGGAAAACATTGCTGATGGTAATGGCGATCTCACTCGTCGAATTGAAATTAATAATGACGATGAAGTGGGTAAACTGGCAAGTAGCTTCAATCGTTTTGTCGGCAGCCAGCACAAGCTAATCAGTCATATTCGTCAATTGTCCATTCAATTAGGTAGTGATGCAGATACCAGTTTGGAGAACAATCGTCGAACCGCTGAAGAACTGAGCAGACAGCAACAGGAAGTCAATATGGTAGCCACTGCCGTGACAGAAATGACATCCGCTACACAGGAAATCGCTCAAAATGCCGAGCAAACGGCCACTGCGGCTCAGCAGTCTTCCATCAGTAGTCAACAAGGTAAAGCACTGGTAGAACAAACCCGCAGTTCAATTACCTCGCTTGCCAATGAAGTCGAAGAAGCCACCAGCGTTATCGGTGAACTAAGTTGCCATGCTAAGGCTATCAGCGGCGTACTATCAACCATTCAGGGCATTGCCGAGCAAACCAACCTGCTTGCCCTCAACGCTGCCATTGAAGCGGCTCGGGCGGGTGAACAAGGCCGTGGTTTTGCCGTGGTTGCCGATGAAGTACGGGAACTGTCACACCGCACTCAAGAATCCACCAAAAAGATCCACGCGACTATCGAAACGTTGCAAAACACAACAGCGAATGCCGTTGAGTTAATGCAGGCCAGCCAACTGTTAGCCAAACACAGTGTCAGTGATGCTGATGCAGCCGCAGGAGCATTAGAAGAAATATCTACAGCCGTCGCGCTAATTTCTGATATGGCGGGACAAATAGCGACCGCAGCAGAAGAGCAAACTCAGGTCACTGCCGAAATTACCCAAAATACCGTAGTAATTAAAGATGTCACCGATGAAATATTTGCTGGTGCCAGCCAAGGATACGAGCAAGCCAAATTGCTGAAAAATCGCGCTGAAGAACTGGCTAATCACGTCTCAACTTTCCGACTGTAA
- a CDS encoding lysine exporter LysO family protein has translation MLSGLLFVIVPLLLGYCVKLQQVEKLRLIDLSCSRLVVVILFLMGLSLAKMDQLGHNLGQILHIAGVLFICISACNLLVLPILDRCWQTEVNAQKTALPIKAMLLGSGKLILAVVLGLLSGLTARSFFPGCLFWVDSASEGILLLLLLLIGISLRNSAMPLKQILLNTKGIVLALLVALSSLPGGMLAAIWLEIPLTQGLAMASGFGWYSLTGILVTDHLGPVLGGGAFLNELLREMVAILIIPALIARFPATSVGYAGATAMDFTLPVIQQSGGNKFVPIAIVSGFILSLLVPVLITFFLTL, from the coding sequence GTGCTAAGTGGGTTACTGTTTGTCATTGTGCCACTACTGCTGGGCTACTGCGTCAAATTACAGCAAGTAGAGAAACTACGGCTCATCGATCTCAGTTGCAGCCGTCTGGTGGTTGTGATTCTATTTCTCATGGGGCTCAGTCTGGCCAAGATGGATCAACTGGGCCATAACCTAGGCCAAATTCTTCATATTGCTGGCGTGCTGTTTATCTGCATCAGTGCCTGTAATCTTCTCGTCCTTCCCATATTGGATCGCTGCTGGCAGACAGAGGTCAACGCCCAAAAAACAGCACTGCCAATTAAAGCCATGCTGCTAGGGTCAGGTAAATTGATTTTGGCCGTGGTGCTGGGACTACTGAGTGGCCTTACGGCCAGAAGCTTTTTTCCGGGTTGTCTATTCTGGGTCGACAGTGCCAGTGAAGGTATTTTGCTGTTGCTACTGCTGTTAATCGGTATCAGTCTACGTAACAGTGCCATGCCGCTAAAACAGATCCTGCTGAATACCAAAGGTATTGTCTTAGCACTCCTTGTTGCATTGTCATCCCTGCCCGGGGGTATGTTGGCCGCTATTTGGCTTGAGATTCCACTTACCCAAGGGTTGGCAATGGCCTCAGGCTTTGGCTGGTACTCGCTCACCGGTATTTTGGTAACCGATCATTTGGGGCCTGTATTGGGAGGGGGTGCCTTTTTAAATGAACTGCTACGAGAAATGGTTGCCATTTTAATTATCCCGGCATTGATAGCTCGATTTCCTGCCACATCAGTAGGCTATGCCGGAGCCACTGCCATGGACTTTACCTTACCGGTGATCCAACAAAGTGGTGGCAACAAATTTGTTCCCATCGCCATTGTCAGTGGCTTTATTCTCAGCCTACTGGTTCCGGTACTGATCACCTTTTTCTTGACGCTATAG
- a CDS encoding TonB-dependent receptor domain-containing protein gives MNKKKLTKLVQVAIFGSAPCLAMAADPIEVTDKSHSQNTAKTPKQVAEHNVEKITVTGSRIRRDSFSVTTPLATLDKDAIEDAGIGSLASILVEEMPQLSEGTSNSNSQSSVQNTGLSTIDLRELGVNRTLTLIDGRRVVSNSYSGNYVSLSTIPSSFVDKVEIITGGASAAYGSDAVAGVVNIITKKDQHGFSINTRGGGALDGGGEEFSIDADYGGSYAGGAGYLFMAASFEKEYGLDFHDRKRAQQQDSWKYDTKQMCNTMLTESGYQCMRDITQADWRSLSDSLYGGVFDEKSSTKPDSGFWYDGQTLRTDWHEERYGINFNQFTMLKVPDETLALAVKTDYEFAAGPQAYFQLQFSRNKSVNTKSPESEDECDAIIVRNPSTGEFGSDCIGRIPKDNPYMPDAIRNKASSKGVKWDRNFAEVGNIINENTRTTYRSWAGLRGDIWDDWQWDISLGYGKFRQEQQRHNELYVARVREALDAEQLADGTIQCRDETARANGCVPLNLFGAGSITPEAADYIRANPSITTDISMVNVLGYMTGDLFTLPAGPVASAFGFEYRRDSQSVATNVPNGGVTFNYVPAFKGDVDVYEVFAEASVPLLRDLPAVENLSLDMSLRLADYSWSNTDLVTSYKAGFIYEPLSGYMLRANWATAQRAPSITELLSPPRGDYDSFNDLCDGVTVTSTGAGHSNCRQDPGIAATIAADGVFEDDNNGYSPNAGNAELKEESAKTFTLGLSMAPEFIDGLKLALDYYDITTDDAMSSYSNEDIIGFCYNSSMPYGADNEFCRDIKRDSDGQLVEVLQRVINADELRTSGYDIAMLYKYDLNQWGRLKLKLDWTHVIDYTITATGPDGQYSESYAGLLSTDIFKDKGAASLTWYKDDWRIRWSSRYKGPVRRSQSTHDSWEKAMAANTERCAAGEASCVANPESLWGSELPSVTTHNLSVSYDMNFDETDVRIYGGINNLFDETGPFILGGKGNFDSAYGGGMGRFMFLGARMQF, from the coding sequence ATGAATAAGAAAAAACTGACCAAGCTGGTTCAGGTGGCAATCTTCGGCAGTGCACCTTGTCTGGCAATGGCGGCAGATCCCATTGAAGTCACGGATAAAAGTCATTCACAGAACACAGCCAAAACGCCAAAGCAGGTGGCAGAGCATAACGTTGAGAAAATTACCGTCACCGGTTCACGTATCCGCCGAGATAGTTTTTCGGTTACCACGCCGTTGGCAACTTTGGATAAGGATGCCATTGAGGATGCCGGTATCGGCTCTTTGGCATCAATTTTAGTCGAGGAAATGCCACAGCTTTCTGAAGGTACCAGCAACAGTAATTCCCAATCCAGTGTGCAAAATACCGGCTTATCCACCATAGATCTGCGAGAACTCGGGGTGAATCGTACTTTGACACTGATCGATGGTCGACGTGTGGTTTCCAATAGTTATTCTGGTAACTATGTCAGCCTCAGCACAATACCATCGAGTTTTGTCGATAAAGTCGAAATTATTACCGGAGGAGCATCTGCTGCGTACGGCTCTGATGCTGTCGCAGGGGTGGTGAATATCATTACTAAAAAAGATCAACATGGTTTTAGCATCAATACCCGGGGTGGCGGTGCGCTAGATGGTGGTGGCGAAGAGTTTAGTATTGATGCTGATTATGGTGGCAGTTATGCCGGGGGGGCCGGTTATCTGTTTATGGCTGCCTCCTTTGAAAAAGAATATGGCTTGGATTTTCATGACAGAAAACGAGCACAGCAGCAGGACAGCTGGAAATACGACACTAAGCAGATGTGTAACACCATGCTGACGGAATCAGGTTATCAGTGTATGCGTGATATCACTCAAGCTGACTGGCGCAGTTTAAGTGATTCTCTATATGGTGGTGTCTTTGATGAAAAAAGCAGTACTAAGCCTGACTCAGGTTTCTGGTATGACGGACAAACTCTGAGAACGGATTGGCATGAAGAACGATATGGTATCAATTTCAACCAATTCACCATGTTGAAAGTGCCAGATGAAACCCTAGCGCTGGCCGTGAAGACAGATTATGAATTTGCTGCCGGGCCTCAAGCTTATTTCCAGCTGCAGTTTAGCCGCAATAAGTCGGTTAATACTAAATCACCAGAAAGTGAAGATGAATGTGATGCCATCATTGTGCGTAACCCCAGCACAGGTGAGTTTGGGTCTGACTGTATTGGTCGAATTCCCAAAGATAATCCTTACATGCCGGATGCAATTCGGAATAAAGCTAGCTCTAAAGGGGTGAAATGGGATCGTAATTTTGCTGAAGTGGGCAATATTATTAATGAAAATACCCGGACGACATATCGCTCTTGGGCCGGTTTGCGCGGGGATATCTGGGATGACTGGCAGTGGGATATTTCCCTCGGATATGGCAAGTTCCGTCAAGAGCAACAGCGTCATAATGAACTGTATGTCGCCAGAGTTCGTGAAGCGCTTGATGCTGAGCAACTGGCCGATGGCACCATTCAATGTCGGGATGAAACTGCCAGAGCCAATGGCTGCGTGCCGTTAAACCTATTTGGGGCGGGTTCTATTACGCCAGAGGCTGCCGACTATATTCGTGCCAACCCTTCAATCACCACAGATATTTCTATGGTAAATGTGCTGGGTTATATGACGGGGGATTTGTTTACTCTGCCTGCCGGCCCTGTTGCATCCGCGTTTGGTTTTGAATATCGCCGGGATAGCCAAAGTGTTGCCACGAATGTGCCGAATGGTGGGGTGACCTTTAACTATGTGCCTGCCTTTAAGGGTGATGTTGATGTTTATGAGGTTTTCGCAGAAGCATCAGTGCCGCTCCTGCGGGATTTGCCCGCAGTGGAAAATCTGTCATTGGATATGTCACTGCGTTTAGCTGATTACAGCTGGTCTAACACGGATCTGGTGACCAGTTATAAAGCTGGTTTTATTTATGAACCGCTATCGGGGTATATGCTGCGGGCGAACTGGGCGACTGCGCAGCGGGCGCCAAGTATTACTGAACTGCTTTCGCCACCGCGAGGAGATTATGACTCTTTCAATGATCTTTGTGATGGTGTGACGGTAACGTCCACGGGGGCGGGGCACAGTAACTGTCGTCAGGATCCTGGCATTGCGGCGACCATTGCTGCTGATGGTGTATTTGAAGACGACAACAATGGTTACTCACCAAATGCCGGAAATGCGGAGTTGAAAGAAGAATCAGCAAAAACCTTTACGCTTGGGCTATCTATGGCGCCGGAGTTTATTGATGGGTTGAAGCTAGCATTGGATTATTATGACATTACAACAGATGATGCGATGAGCTCTTATAGTAACGAAGACATTATTGGTTTTTGTTACAACTCTTCAATGCCTTATGGGGCTGATAATGAGTTTTGCCGGGACATTAAACGTGACTCTGATGGACAGCTGGTGGAGGTCTTGCAGCGGGTAATTAATGCCGATGAGCTACGCACCAGTGGGTATGACATTGCCATGTTGTATAAATACGACTTAAATCAGTGGGGTAGGTTGAAGCTGAAACTGGACTGGACCCATGTGATTGATTACACCATCACCGCGACAGGCCCGGATGGTCAATATAGTGAGAGTTATGCTGGGCTGCTATCTACCGATATTTTTAAGGATAAGGGGGCAGCGTCTTTGACTTGGTACAAGGATGATTGGCGGATACGCTGGAGTAGCCGTTACAAAGGTCCTGTACGTCGTAGTCAGTCAACCCATGATAGTTGGGAAAAAGCCATGGCAGCCAATACTGAGCGTTGTGCTGCCGGTGAGGCTAGCTGTGTCGCCAATCCGGAATCACTATGGGGCAGTGAATTGCCATCAGTGACAACCCATAATTTGTCAGTGTCATATGATATGAACTTTGACGAGACTGATGTACGCATTTATGGCGGTATCAATAATCTGTTTGATGAGACCGGCCCCTTTATCCTTGGCGGTAAGGGAAATTTTGACAGTGCCTATGGCGGCGGTATGGGACGCTTTATGTTCCTTGGTGCCAGAATGCAGTTTTAA
- a CDS encoding DUF692 domain-containing protein, translated as MQSTLTHPFLGFGLGLRTPHFEHILQQRPAIDWFEILSENYMVAGGKPRYYLDAIAEQYPLVMHGVSMSIGSTDPLDMAYLRSLKQLVNTVNPAWISDHICWTGVHGVNSHDLLPLPYTEETVAHVSDRIRQVQDFLGRRILLENVSSYLTYKDSVMTEWEFINQVAEHSDSLILLDINNIYVSARNHGFQAKHFIDQINPKRVQQFHLAGHSDYGDYVIDTHDHDVCESVWQLYRYALQRFGAVSTMIERDANIPEFTALTAELDIARDIAQEVIGNHYAHTRPSENDITNRIESKTTNPSIPRSGKVS; from the coding sequence TTGCAGAGCACACTGACCCACCCTTTTCTCGGCTTTGGCCTTGGGCTTCGCACGCCACATTTTGAGCATATCTTGCAGCAACGACCAGCTATCGATTGGTTCGAAATTTTGTCAGAAAATTATATGGTTGCTGGCGGGAAACCCAGATATTACCTCGATGCAATCGCTGAGCAATACCCCTTAGTTATGCATGGCGTTTCCATGTCTATCGGCAGTACAGATCCGCTGGATATGGCTTATCTTCGCTCACTCAAACAACTGGTTAATACAGTCAATCCAGCTTGGATATCCGATCATATCTGCTGGACTGGTGTACATGGCGTTAATAGTCATGATCTATTGCCACTGCCTTACACCGAGGAAACCGTTGCCCATGTCAGCGATAGGATCCGTCAGGTACAAGATTTCCTTGGGCGGCGCATCTTACTGGAAAATGTCTCCAGCTATCTCACCTACAAAGATTCGGTAATGACTGAGTGGGAATTTATCAATCAGGTTGCTGAGCACTCAGACAGTCTAATTCTGCTGGATATCAACAATATTTATGTCAGTGCCCGCAACCATGGTTTTCAGGCAAAGCACTTTATTGATCAGATTAACCCTAAACGAGTACAGCAGTTCCACCTCGCCGGACACAGTGATTATGGCGACTATGTAATTGATACGCACGACCATGATGTCTGCGAATCTGTATGGCAATTATATCGCTATGCACTGCAACGCTTTGGCGCGGTTAGCACCATGATTGAACGAGATGCCAATATCCCCGAATTTACGGCTCTGACAGCGGAACTGGATATTGCTAGAGATATTGCCCAAGAGGTCATCGGCAACCATTATGCTCACACGCGACCAAGCGAGAACGACATAACGAATAGAATAGAAAGCAAAACGACAAATCCATCAATACCACGTTCAGGGAAAGTATCATGA
- a CDS encoding DNA-binding domain-containing protein, with protein MSKLAQTQDIMMDYLLTQSPQQQQAAEQLLQQGGAIAPAIRLQIYANAYRIRLQETIETDHEQLCLYLGDELFAQMLDGYLSAYPSRHRSLRQFCDNLPQFLRQDAFFSQYPLLAELAQFERLLLTAYDAADAPREAFTTLQQLPAALWPATSLRLHPSVQLFTCQTPAVECWQALKQQQSPPNPDSIYPRCWLLWRGNSRVTEFISLQPYQQALLEGVLNGQDFAALCENMLIFSEPQQAPALVLQSFQAWFDMGLIRQVVSP; from the coding sequence ATGAGTAAGCTGGCACAAACCCAAGACATTATGATGGATTATTTGTTGACACAATCGCCGCAGCAACAACAGGCAGCAGAACAGTTGCTGCAACAGGGCGGCGCAATTGCTCCAGCGATACGACTACAAATCTACGCCAATGCTTATCGGATCCGGTTGCAGGAAACCATTGAGACAGATCATGAACAATTATGCCTTTACCTTGGTGATGAATTGTTTGCTCAAATGCTCGATGGCTACCTAAGTGCTTATCCATCTCGGCATCGCTCATTACGACAGTTTTGTGATAATTTGCCACAATTTCTACGACAAGATGCTTTTTTTAGCCAATACCCATTACTTGCTGAATTGGCACAGTTTGAACGCCTGCTACTCACAGCTTACGATGCCGCAGATGCACCTAGAGAAGCATTTACCACACTGCAACAACTCCCTGCCGCGCTGTGGCCAGCGACCAGCCTGAGATTACACCCCAGTGTGCAATTATTTACGTGCCAAACCCCAGCAGTGGAGTGCTGGCAGGCGCTAAAACAACAACAATCGCCACCAAACCCTGACAGTATTTATCCACGCTGCTGGCTTTTATGGCGGGGTAATAGCCGGGTAACCGAGTTTATCTCACTGCAACCTTACCAGCAGGCGTTGCTTGAAGGGGTACTAAATGGGCAAGACTTTGCAGCCCTCTGTGAAAATATGCTGATATTTAGTGAGCCGCAACAAGCACCTGCATTGGTGCTGCAATCTTTTCAAGCGTGGTTTGATATGGGGCTTATCCGTCAGGTGGTAAGCCCATAA
- the lysS gene encoding lysine--tRNA ligase — MTEQVQIQDENKLIAERRAKLAHIRKDSPANGHPNTFRRTHKAAELLAKFAGKSKEELEAENFRTSIAGRIMAKRGPFLVIQDVSGRIQAYADKDVQAVLKDKYQGLDIGDIIGITGTLHLSGKGDLYVNMEEYQLLTKALRPLPSDFYGLADQETRYRQRYVDLIVNEESRNAFIMRSKVVAAIRSFMIKKEFMEVETPMMHVIPGGASARPFITHHNALDIDMYLRIAPELYLKRLVVGGFERVFEINRNFRNEGISPRHNPEFTMMEFYMAYADYHDLMDLTEELLCSVATDLLGSPLLPYGEHTVNFGGKFCRMSMLEAIQHHNPDNATIQAMTYDQVKDLEFMRNLAKSLGMEVETFWTCGQLLEEIFGETAEPKLMQPTFITGYPADISPLARRSDDNDFLTDRFEFFIGGREVANGFSELNDAEDQDARFKAQVAAKDAGDDEAMFYDADYVRALEHGLPPTAGQGIGIDRLVMLFTNTHTIRDVILFPALRPEA; from the coding sequence ATGACTGAACAAGTTCAAATTCAAGATGAAAACAAGTTGATTGCAGAGCGTCGTGCCAAACTGGCTCACATCCGCAAAGACAGCCCAGCAAATGGCCATCCAAACACCTTCCGTCGTACCCATAAGGCAGCTGAGCTGCTGGCCAAATTTGCCGGTAAATCCAAAGAAGAATTGGAAGCCGAAAATTTCCGCACCAGCATCGCCGGCCGTATTATGGCTAAGCGTGGCCCATTTTTAGTGATCCAGGATGTATCTGGCCGTATCCAGGCTTATGCAGATAAAGATGTTCAAGCTGTTCTGAAAGACAAATACCAAGGTTTGGATATCGGTGACATCATCGGTATTACAGGTACTTTGCATCTGTCAGGTAAAGGCGATCTGTATGTCAACATGGAAGAATACCAGCTGCTGACCAAAGCACTGCGCCCTCTGCCATCTGACTTCTACGGTCTGGCTGACCAAGAAACCCGTTATCGTCAGCGTTATGTTGACCTGATTGTTAACGAAGAATCTCGCAATGCTTTCATCATGCGTTCTAAGGTTGTTGCCGCAATCCGTAGCTTCATGATCAAAAAAGAGTTCATGGAAGTTGAAACACCAATGATGCACGTCATCCCAGGTGGTGCGTCTGCTCGTCCATTTATCACTCACCACAATGCGCTGGACATCGATATGTACCTGCGTATTGCCCCTGAGCTGTATCTGAAGCGTCTGGTTGTCGGTGGTTTTGAGCGCGTATTCGAAATCAACCGTAACTTCCGTAATGAAGGTATTTCTCCTCGTCATAACCCAGAATTCACCATGATGGAATTCTATATGGCGTATGCTGATTACCATGACCTGATGGATCTGACTGAAGAGCTGCTGTGCTCTGTTGCCACTGATCTGCTGGGCAGCCCATTGCTGCCTTACGGTGAGCACACTGTAAACTTTGGTGGTAAGTTCTGCCGTATGAGCATGCTGGAAGCAATTCAGCACCATAACCCAGACAATGCCACCATTCAGGCGATGACTTATGATCAGGTGAAAGATCTGGAATTCATGCGTAATCTGGCTAAGAGCCTGGGCATGGAAGTAGAAACTTTCTGGACCTGTGGTCAGCTGCTGGAAGAGATCTTCGGTGAAACTGCTGAGCCTAAACTGATGCAACCTACCTTCATCACTGGTTACCCAGCGGATATTTCTCCACTGGCTCGCCGTAGCGATGACAATGACTTCCTGACTGACCGTTTTGAATTCTTCATCGGTGGTCGTGAAGTGGCTAACGGCTTCAGTGAGTTGAACGATGCTGAAGACCAAGATGCTCGCTTCAAGGCTCAGGTTGCAGCAAAAGATGCTGGTGACGATGAAGCCATGTTCTATGATGCCGACTATGTACGTGCTCTGGAACACGGTCTGCCACCAACTGCCGGTCAAGGTATTGGTATCGACCGTCTGGTAATGCTGTTTACCAACACTCACACTATTCGTGACGTGATTCTGTTCCCGGCTCTGCGCCCAGAAGCATAA